The window ACTGTGCTCACAGGGTTGAACAAGCCATGGAGTGCTGCTTTTCTGAATGAGAAAGAAGTGTTAATTGCAGAGAAAGACGGAAATCTGGTAAGGGTGAACCTGGATAGTAAAGAAATAAAAGTCATTCAGGGATTACCAGATGATGTTGCTAGAAAAGTAAAGATCGATACGTCCAAACATGCTTATGGTGTCTTTCCTCCAAGGGCCCATGGGCAAGAGCGCAGCTATAATGCTGGTTGGTTTCAGGTGTTGCTCGACCCTGAGTTTGAAGAAAATGCCTGGGTTTATCTCTCATATGCTGCCGAAAATGAAAATAGGGAAAGTGCCACAAAAGTGATCAGAGGGAAACTGGAAGGTGATCAATTGACTGATATTGAAGTCCTGTTTGTAGCCGGTCCATACGTACACGGATTATTTCATTATGGAGGAGGGATGATCTTCGGACCTGATGGCAAGTTGTACCTCACCACAGGAGAAAGAAACCTGTTCGAAAAGAATAATCCTCCGCGACCATTGGCACAAGATTTACAAGATAAACGTGGGAAAGTCATACGATTAAACAAGGACGGATCTATTCCGAATGATAACCCTGTTTTTGATGGAAGAAGCATACCTGGACTATTTGCCTTGGGTATCCGAGCGGCGCAAGGTCTTGCCATCCATCCTGAAACGCAGGAGATATGGTTCAGTGAACATGGCACTTTGCAAGGCGATGAGCTCAATGTACTCAAGCCCGGAGTGAATTATGGGTGGCCATACCGCACTTCAGGAAAGTACCGGACAGCTGACTACCAACCAGAGTTTCCAGAAGGTTTGATATTCGAGGACCCGGTATTCTTCTGGGATCAAACTGTAGCTCCAACAGGGCTTACATTTTATACAGGTAGAGCATTTCCTCAGTGGTATGGTAATTTGATTGTACCAGGATTGAGCAAAGGCAGTTTGTGGCGTATGGAAATTGAAGGCAATCAGGTCATTGCTGCGGAAGAGCTATTCATAAATAACCGGGTACGGCTTAGGAAGGCCATGGTTTCTCCCGGTGGGCAATTGTATTTGCTGTCAGATGAAGAGGACGGCAAAATGATTCGGGTAAAGAATGCGGCGATGTGATGTGATAAAAATCATCAAGATTACTTGCTGACTCATTGCAAAATTGGCAACACAATTTGTGCTGAGATTTTCTAATTCAGCCAACGAATATGTTGATTTATGGATGCATTTAGAATGAAATTATGGGCTTGAGTCTAAAGTGGAGAACCACCTGTGTCAAAGCAGAAAGTCCCATTTAAAAATCATCAAAAAACAGTCTGTTTAATTGCAGTAAATAGCGGTGAAAATAGCTGTTTAGTCTTGTTCTTTGCGCTCATTTTTAATCAATCGTAATCATTCATAAGAATATGACTTTAGTTGGAAAGAAATTTCCGAACATCGATGTAAATGCGATGAACGACCTTGGGGATACCTTCAAACTTAATGTGTTGAAAGAGGCTATTGAGCAGAAGAAAAAAGTTTTGCTTTTCTGGTACCCGAAAGATTTCACATTTGTGTGCCCAACCGAATTGCATGCTTTTCAGCAAGCTTTACCAGAATTCGAGAAGCGCAATACAGTGGTGATTGGAGCCTCTTGTGACACAGCTGAAGTACACTTTGCCTGGTTGAACACAGAAAAAGACAATGGTGGTATAGAAGGGGTGACTTACAGCCTGATTGCGGACAGCAACAGAAACCTGGCGAATGCATTGGGTATCCTCGACATCAGCAATGTGACTTATGATGAGGAGCAAGGACTGGAATTGATAGAGGGGGACAATGTCACCTACCGGGCTACTTTCCTGATCGATGAAGAAGGAACAGTATTCCACGAGGGAATCAACCACATGCCTGTTGGTAGAAACGTGAATGAGTACCTTCGATTGGTAGATGCATACACGCACGTGCAGGAGAAAGGGGAGGTTTGCCCTGCAAACTGGGAAGAAGGCAAAGAAGCCATGGTTGCAGACCGTGAAGGCATTGCCAACTACCTAAAAATGAATGTAAACTAAGATGGTAGCAGAATTAACTGAGGATAATCTGCAAGACCTGGTTGCCAATGAAGAGCTTACAGTCGTTCAGTATTCTGCGGGATGGTGTGGCAATTGCCGTATTATGAAGCCGAAGATGAAGAAATTGGCACAGGAATATCCAGGGATCAAGTTTGTCATTGCCGATGCTGAGAAATTC of the Cytophagales bacterium genome contains:
- a CDS encoding PQQ-dependent sugar dehydrogenase; amino-acid sequence: MQRSLFFSLILVVISPLYGQSDQELITQTLHQFIEGTVYNYPDKVRDVFYPETRMFLHNGSDTAWVVSSERYASWYGRRKPGTQNNRINEIKSIEVVGDVAYAKLQVDVPSFGNRYSDLMLLKKIKGNWKIVGKATSATPIPKTAEELKAIPEKETVLTGLNKPWSAAFLNEKEVLIAEKDGNLVRVNLDSKEIKVIQGLPDDVARKVKIDTSKHAYGVFPPRAHGQERSYNAGWFQVLLDPEFEENAWVYLSYAAENENRESATKVIRGKLEGDQLTDIEVLFVAGPYVHGLFHYGGGMIFGPDGKLYLTTGERNLFEKNNPPRPLAQDLQDKRGKVIRLNKDGSIPNDNPVFDGRSIPGLFALGIRAAQGLAIHPETQEIWFSEHGTLQGDELNVLKPGVNYGWPYRTSGKYRTADYQPEFPEGLIFEDPVFFWDQTVAPTGLTFYTGRAFPQWYGNLIVPGLSKGSLWRMEIEGNQVIAAEELFINNRVRLRKAMVSPGGQLYLLSDEEDGKMIRVKNAAM
- a CDS encoding peroxiredoxin — encoded protein: MTLVGKKFPNIDVNAMNDLGDTFKLNVLKEAIEQKKKVLLFWYPKDFTFVCPTELHAFQQALPEFEKRNTVVIGASCDTAEVHFAWLNTEKDNGGIEGVTYSLIADSNRNLANALGILDISNVTYDEEQGLELIEGDNVTYRATFLIDEEGTVFHEGINHMPVGRNVNEYLRLVDAYTHVQEKGEVCPANWEEGKEAMVADREGIANYLKMNVN
- a CDS encoding thioredoxin family protein, which translates into the protein MVAELTEDNLQDLVANEELTVVQYSAGWCGNCRIMKPKMKKLAQEYPGIKFVIADAEKFPASRKLANVDNLPTFATFNKGALVEQVQTNKFEVLKDFVNETTSN